The sequence below is a genomic window from Pempheris klunzingeri isolate RE-2024b chromosome 12, fPemKlu1.hap1, whole genome shotgun sequence.
TTACAATTCATCTGACAGCATTATTCTTTGCAGCAGTCCTGGCATTATAATCCCATTTCCAGTTAGTGCCTCCTGCCCCACGCTCATGCATAAGTCAATGTGTGTTTAACATTCAAATCATGCCTTGAGTACGTGACATGTCACACTGTAGCagacagttgtttttatttctgtcgTTGTGCAGCATTCGCTTTGAGTTGGCGTGTGATTCTTATTCATGTATACAGATCAGACCGAGGCCAAGGCTTTAGCGGCGGTTTGCGTGTGTGAATGAAAAGGGACATTAACGAAGCGCTGTGGCCgctgctgtctctgctgcacGTCAGAAGATGAGCAGAACAGGGTCAAAAGGCTGAGCTGGGATCTGTGATCGTGcaagctgagtgtgtgtgtgtgtgtgtgactgagcgGGTGGATAGATTTGGGGGTGGGGTTGAGTGACAGCATATTTCTGAATGCGCTTGTTGCATgcgaaccccccccccccagttccAACATTTGGTAAAGCATGGAAACATTTCACATGGTTAAAACATGCACCGatgagcacacatgcacactcacacatgcacacacaaagtgacCCACCTTTGGGTCCTCTGCTGGCTTAGCTGTAATATTAATGTGGAGACGAGGACTGAGAGCGCTGAGTGGCAGGGTGATGTAGAGTCTTCATTCAACACTCACAAGTGTCTTGTGTAACAGGTTAGCCACAGATCTGACTGTTGTACACCATGTCTGTCTTGTTACTTGCTGGTTAATACAATTTCCATTCAATGTAATACTAAGAGAAGTGTGTAGAAGAAAATGTAATACACTAAACCAGGCTAAAGCAGACGTGTGTTTTCTGATCTCTGTTAGTTAAAACACCTACATGAATGCATCGTGACTCGAGGTTCATTTTTCGCTGTTTCTATATGTTTCACTCGTTTAGAGTTTCTCACCAGTCAAGTCTTATTCAATGTAAGGTCTTTATAAGCTTCTGCTGGGGTGGTATTATATTTGTTCTAAAATCCCCGGCTTAATTCCTAAATCCCTCTGTTACATTGAATCTGGCGTTGTGTGCACAGTCTGGCAAGTATGGCAAATGGAGGAACATTAGAATTTGAAAGTCAAACAATGTTTAGTTTGAGACAAACAGAAGTCTCCGATTTACTTTCCTGTCAGGATTAGATGGGCAAACCCTGAGTACACACCTCTGCCCCTGTATCTCTGTTTGAGTTTGACTTTATGGGGATGAGTGATCTGCTGAACTGGGAGCCAGAGTCTCCTGAGAGCCGGGCTACAAGAAGTAATGAGAGGAGTGGATGAGGTTGGGGAAAGAAGCCAGAGGATCACATATACTCTATAGGCTCTTGCccttgacgtgtgtgtgtgtgtgtgtgtgtgtgtgtgtgtatgctctATATTGgcttttaacattttctccTAAACCTAAGCGTTtactttcaataaaaaaaaaaaaagactgtttaGTTTGCAATGATATTTGTAGAAATGCTTTTAAATTagacatgaaaaacatgaagtCTGACTTttacaaatgtatgttttttttatccaaaatAGAAACTATTATCCTAGATCTCAAAATCAGAAAACACAAGTCTTTTTAGGTGATGAATAACGGTTGAAATTCATTTTTGCTTATAACAGCAGAACCCTGGCTGATAACATCAAAATGGGCAtcaaaaatgatatttttccAACTCTCAGCTTTGATTTAATAATTCATCCTTACAGTCGGGTTTAGATCTCTGTGAAGGTTTGCGTTTGCCTCCTGTCCTTcaaattttaatttctttttttacatcaagCTGAATAATGTTCCTCTGACCTTacttagagggaaaaaaagttctCATTCTGCTGCACAATTTGTTTTCGAGCCACCGTCAATAGCTTTTTCGTTGTGAAAACAGCAGAGTACCCGGCTCCATATCTGATCTCTTCCTACTCTAATTACATAACTGTGATTAAACAAGATATTAGAGCTGACGGACGGACATGCCTGCACAGTTTCCACAGGCCCTCAGTAAGATATTCAGGGAAATTTCTCAGTATGCTCATATTAACACCACTGTCTTCAGTCTACAATATGTATTACTGCCCCTCCCTATGGTTAGCTCTGAGATTAGATTTAGATGGAAACGGACACTTCCTCACCTTACATCTGTTTTCATGCATTAATAAACAGGGATCCTCTGCAGAAGGGATCAGGTTTCAGCCATAGTGACATGAAGTGGAAGCTAGATAGGTAGGTGTGGCCTCGGAGTCATATGTTAACCTTGGTTAAATGCAATGTTATGCCATTATTTACAACTTCATGTAAAACCAATGGCTAAAGCATATTATATACTGCTGTACTATAGCTTTTTTCATAATGCCACATTTGAATCAGGTGGAATGAGCTTCTGTTGTGTGTGTCGGCTCAACAAACATGATTTTTGTTGCAAGGCAAAGGTTGTAGGTGCTTTGGATTAACTGCTGTTACAAAAAGAACCCTCCccctcttccacacacacacacacacacacacacacacacacactcccccagTGTTTTACTTTTCTCTGCAAAAGGGCCAATCCAGATTACAGAGCCTCTCTTAGTGAAGGAGATCAGAGGAGCTTTAAGAAAGAGTATTTTACTGACAGTAAGATGCATATGCTTAGAATTTGTGTAGTAATATATATGGCCAAATAAGACAATTTTGAGATTCTGACTTTCTGTACAAATGTAGCATTTAACAgcattatcttttttttatgacagTCAGGGCAAATAGGACAAACATTGCAGGTGGGTTTTGTTATTAGTTCTGCAATCTCCATGCAATCCAAGCATTGTAGTTTTGAATGTCCTCCGGTTAACATACTGACAGCAGGTCTGAGTGATCTCGAATCGAGGAGAGTGGGGCAGTGACAGCACCACGAAGGCATCAAGGACATTTCAGAGTGAGTTGGGCAGCAGTTGCATGGTGGCTCTGCTGCAAGCATGGGGCCTGGAGGATTAGTGTCCAATCAGAGTGGATTTGATGTTTACTGACAGCACATGGGGCTTAACTGAGAGAACtgtatttcatttgtattcAATGAAGCAGCCCGTGTTGCCTGGCCTCCCCTCCCCGCGCTGTGAATCTGGCAAACTAAAAACTGAAACCTGTTGACGGCAGCATATCATCAACAGCTTCAGGTAGGTGACTCTTCAGGAGAGGGTGAGGGGTTTGGGGGTGGACTCTAAGTCATtggcatcatcatcaccatcatcatcttcatcactatCACCAGATACGCTTGTATCTGGTTCAAATGACGTCACATTGGGAAGTGGAATTAAACAGGCTTTATTTAGATGTAATCCCTCATAGCAGTCGGCAGAGCGAGTAAAATGTCCCAGAGAAGGGAGAGATAAACCCTATTGGATTAGTACAAGCCCCTGCCCATCCCAACCTATCccctcctttcatttttttgtcttttttatgaACGTTTGCGTGGCCATCTCTGGCATGCATCCTGTTACCGTGTCTTCCTTGGAATAGCAGTGCTACGTTTGCAGTTTGTGTGGTTTGGTGTGATGTGTTGGTTGGTGTGTGGTGTCCTCTTTCCACTTGCACAACAAGCCAGCATGACCAGAGATTAATTATTCAAGGACCGACAGCCAAAGGGGGAGTCACCTGATAGTACGGACTTACAATATTACAACCTGATATCAGGTGAAACGGTAGACCCTGCTTCATCGTCTTTTTTGcttgttctcctcctccctctctccattctACTGTATGTGAAGACTTGAAAAAGAACTTTCATAAAACAGCTACAAGTGgaacattatttttgttttgttttgtgtttttgtcaacgCTTTcttgacttttccttttttgccaATGCTCGTCACTAACAAACAGCTGAGTCTTGGTCGCTCCCACAGTTGGGACACATTAGGGGGTAATGAGGGTCAGTGGGACAGGGCTGAGAGTGTCTACGAACAGCAGGCAAGAGTAGCTGGCCGGCGGAGCTCTCTGTCATacggagagggaggagggtggtACGAGCCTCCACCAGGAGTGCATCCCCCTGACCTGGATTTGAAGCGCGACCCGTATTCCTACCAAGACTCCCTCTACGGACAGGTTTACGCAGAGCGACACGACCCACGGGGACTGAGGAAGGGATCTGTGCCTGATCTAAACCACTACGAACGTGTGCCCATGGCTCAACGAGGATCCATTCCACATCAGGATTACTATTCCCATGACCCAGCTATGACTCCTCGGCCACCTGAGGGCTTTTACCGGCCGGAACACCAGCCTCCGCCGCCTCACCCTCATCCACTCAGTAGGTCTGGCTCTCATTTTGGGATGACATCTGTGCCTCGTGCTGTGTGGGATCAAGGtcagggaggaagagcaggaccTCAAGCCCCTTCATCgcctctacctcctcctccccctcctccaacTGCTCATGAATTGAATCGAGCTTATAGGGAACCTGGTGCTGTAACTGCTGCCAAAATGATGCCAGATGGTCAACAGCGCATACCCTCCCGGGACCCATCTCCTGCTCACTATGGTATAGAGCATGGATCTCCTCGGTATGCCAGTGAGCCTCCACCTCTGACTGGTCAGGCGGTCTATACTGATGTTAATGGCCGTCCACTGGATCCGCAGCAGCAGGCTGCTACCTGTCTAGTAGTAGATCCTGCCAGTCAAGGTATGATTATGAGGCAAGAGACAGCCTCACCATACAccatccaacaacaacagcagttacaacagcaacaacaaatacagcagcaacaattacaccagcaacaacaaatacagcagcaacagttacaacagcaacaagtacaacagcagcagttacagcaacagcaacttcagcaacaacaaatacagcagcaacaacttCAACAGCAACAACTGCAACAGCAGCAACTTCAACAACAGCAGTTACAGCAACTACAGCAAGAACAGGTGCAGCAGAATCTGCAACAGCCACTACCACCTCCACCTACCATGCCCATCTCTGACCCTAACCTTTCTATGGTGACTCCACttcctgctccacctgctgcagTGCAGACTGCAGCAGTTGTCCCAGTTGCACCTGCCCCCGTGCAGGCCACCCCtgcagcccctcctcccccagtcactccacttcctgctcctcttcctgctcttcccCCTACTGCCCCACAAACACCTTTGCCTGTGGACCCCAAGAAGACAGTTGATCCTGAATTCCTAGCTTTGCTGCGAAATGAGGGCCTCTCTGAGAGCACCATCTCCTCAGTTATCCAGCAGGGATTTGACTCCACAAGCATGCTGGCTGTTATGGAGGAGAACGATGTCCGCACTGTGGCCCCCAACCTTGGCCAGGCTCGCGTACTGTCTCGCTTGGTCCACAACTGCAAGCGGCCCGTTGATGCCCTGCCAGCCCACTCCCAACCTCAGACACCCATGCGAGGCCGCTCTAATAGCTTTAGCCATCGCTCTGACATctaccaacagcagcagcacccccaTCCACTGCATCCTCCACAGGCTTTGACAGTGGACCCCCAACTGATGCCCCCACAGACCCCTGGGACCATGCAGACCATCAGGGTGGGAGATGTAATGGGTAGAAGGCCCAGCAGTGCCCCTTCTCAGCACCTCCTTGAAGCCTCTGGAGGCTACCCAGGCCAACCACCTCGCTCCCCAGGGCCATATGCTGGAGCCATTATGCCTGTTCAATCAAGACCCATGTCAGCCTACTCTTCTGGGATGACAATGCCTGGGATGTCCATGCAGAGTATGCAGATAATGCCACAGCAGATTACTGGATCAATGCCTACAATGCCAGGGTCTATTCACTCCTTGCCACAGCAGATGCCCGTGTCCATGCCAGCTATACCACAGCCACCACAGCAGGTACCTAAGGCATACTCTACCAATTACACAGTGCCCATGGAGCTGATGAAGAGGGACAGGAACATACTGCCGTTGTCACCCATGCACAGCCCTCACACCAGTCCTCAGCTTGTGCGTAAGAGTGGCGGACCTGTACAAGACAATGCCCTTGTCCCTATTACAGCACCAGGCCAAGGCCAAGGTGCCCTGGTTGCTAATCAGAAGCTAAGTCGACGGACGGGTCCACCAGTCATCGTGTCCACTATGGCTTCTCCTGATACAagtaaatccttttttttctcctcccatcCTCATCATCTGTTGTTCGTTTGATACGTTTTGTCTTGCTTTTTCTTGgctgtttcacatgtttttaaTAGATAAGAAAATGGATTTGTGCTAGAGCTATTCATTTTTTGTATGGTTTATGTTAGATGTCATTTCCCATTTCTGTCATTTGAATAGCGACGCATCATATCATCTTTTCACAATTTAGACATTTCTAAGAGTCATTAGTATATTGAAAGCAACAACTTGGGTGTTAGGTTACTGTTGTTTCTTTGGGGGAAAATGCACTATAAACCTATTTGTGTGTATATCATCTTCAAATAAGTGTTTTTCGTAGTCTGGTTTGAACAACCATGATTCAACTGAGGGGAGTGTGTGATTTGTTTAGCTGAATGTGGTCACTGGTGTATGATGCCTGACCTGAAGGCAGTTCAAACAAGATGAGAATTTTAATAGAGCATTTGAGCACTGAAACATTTTATCTTTCTGACCAGTGCTGTTATTTGCTTGGTGTCATGACTTTGCTCTCATTACATCAACACCAGATAAATTATGTGTCTTTTCTTGTTGTCTAGGTCAGTGGAGCGAAATCTAAATGTCAAAATTCTGACAACAACAGTTTTGGAGAAGCGATAGGCAGCCTATCGCTTCTCCAAAACTGTTGTCAGAATTTTGATTAAAACCATAAAAGGATAACTTTCCATCCCTTGTCCTACTTTTGGTTTGTGCATTTGCCATGATCCTTAAATGATACTTGCATCCCGCTTTCTTGTCTGCTTATCTCTGCAAGAGGCAGATTTGTCAGAATTCCATGTACTTTGTGTGAAGTCCTTTATTATTCCAGTAATCTCACGCAGTTCTTTTGTCAGGATGACACATTGCCCTATTAAATGTAACACAAAATGGCAGTGATGAGGCGTAATATAGAAGATTTGAGAGTAACAGCTGTCAGCACCCTTTCTGATACCTTTTAAAATTTTAACAACCGTGCACTGTCTTCATGTCAGACTCTGTCAGTCACTGCATTCATGTGTGAACAGTTCATATTAAGCCTTCTCTGCCCAGAAAAGTCAGGTATTGTGTGTATTGGTGTTAACAACCAGGGAACATGAGATTTCCAgccatgcatgtgtgttactttgtgtatgtgtgtacaatATGCGTTATTGCCTTTGCCACAGTCTCTTTGAGAAGAtatattttcctcatttcacTCTTATTGACTGTATGTAATGCTCTTGGAAAGTGATTGAAGCAAAAGTGCAGGCCAAGTTTTAAAACCATATATTCTGCTTCAGCTATATTGCATTCATAAAGTTGCATAATGGTGATTGCAGCATTAGTTGTATAGAGCTCTTTAGCTGTGGTATCACTGTAACTGCAGCTGCTTTTGATGAAGACCTTTCTGCTCTACCACGCACCATCTCTCCACAGCCCCCAAGCCACTGCTGTTGTAAACATGATGTCTTACTGCATTATGATAATAAGGGTGCATCAGAGATGCCTGGAAAGGCTTTACAGCCTCTCCGGCTGCACAGCCTTCCCTTAGTCCTGCTGCTGTCAAGGTGTACCACTGACCTGCCTGAAATAGCAGTTAGCTTTGCCAGACTAACATTTGAACTGATGTATAAAAGAATTAAAGGTAGAGTTTCAGTAACtgtcaaacatttattttaaggGTAGATTGTTTTCAGCTAAATGAATAGAATTTTGATTTGTGCCCCAAATTCATGCTTCAATTCCTGTTTGGAATTTAATTCATTCAGTCAATGCGTCCTTATTGTGTAATCACCTGAATGATTTACCCGTATCAGATTAAAGCTTTAATTCAGCTGCTACATAAAGTTATTTAATTTTCACATTCATGACCTAATTACAGTATATTTCAAACATTTGGGGCAATAAGGGCTGATTCCTCCATCAACACCCGCTTAACACAGGCTGACTAGCAGCATCACTGGACAGATAAAATCGAATTACAGTGCTGATGGCCGATATGTGATTGCGTCGTTTTCTCTGTGCAGGTTGTaatgagaagagagaggggggattTAATCCATCAGATCCTCAATTTCCACTGCTGCACTAATCCTCAGATATTCTCATTCTGTTCAGACCAACGTCCTGGCTTTATGTGAGACTCTGAACCACTGTACATAGCCAGTGGGGCCAAATGGACTTCAATGGGAGCCATGGCTGACTGGGAACAAATGATTTAACTGATGCAGTTTTGTTGCTATCTCTGTGTATTTTGGCATAAAGAGCAGATCAGTGGCATAGTCACAAATGAAATTGCAGTAGGGCCTGAATACAAGTGGATGGGCTACACAATTTATCACACAAATAACCCCAAAGCATTTACAGTTCATTACAAATGCAGCAGTGTTCTGTTATGGCCCGCCGTTTCATTATACTGACAGCCCCAAAAATCAAACCTGTCCATTCTTACAAGACTCGATATTCAGAATCCCAACAAGCACCCCATAGCAGATGTAGGAACAACTTAAACCAAATTATTTCATgtcatcaatatttttgtatggtgcagaaaacacaacaggcTGTCAAATTGACTGTTGCAAAAAATAACAATGTAGGCCCACCTTTGATGCCTTCCTGGGGTCATATTAATCCATAATAAGGCCTACAGGATGAGGCATGGATGTAGATGGATACGATTTCATCATGTCCGATGAGTCTGAGAGTTCCCGATCAAAAGAGAAAAGGTTGATGTTGTTCAGGGAGTTGTTGACACTGAGgttctctgtcttgtttttatctttcttaCTGTACTTGACATCATTGGCAGGGTTATAATATCCTTCAGCTGTGCACTGACATTGGGGAAAATCTCTGCTGGATAGTTGTCAAGCACTTCCATTAAAGATGGATAGTTTTGTCCCGCATCCATTTTGCGTGTGTTCAGCTTCTGCAAAGTATATGCCAAAACGCTCACTTAGACTCCTCAACAGTTCAAGTTCACAAAATGTTGTGGATCCAGGCAGTGCGAAAGCTGCAGCTAGCAGGATTCTTTGTGTCTTCCTGAAACCTGCAGTTCAGCTCTGTTATCTGTCTATCCAGAATGGCATTCAACATTTGTCTTAGATCTGTGCTGCTCTTTTTAATTGATGTTTTCCCCAAAGAAGTGATTACCAAAGTGTTAGTCAGTGCTGCTGGCATTTTTCTCTGTTGCGAAGAGGTGACATTCCCGTCACTGATATAATTCTTGCTCATCAGCTCTGAACACTTTCTCCAAACTtggaaaagctgtttttagaatttttatCAGATCAACGCTGCCTGAGACACATAACATAGAACTCTGTAGTGCATATGTTCCAAAGTCACTGGTGTCAaatagtttgtatttttttattgtgtgtggCTGGAGGCTTCAGACTTGAAGCTGTGCAGCTGATTCAATGTCAAAAAAAGGTGTAGATATTTCCTGACTCTAGCAGCAGTGATCAGGTTCAATTGATGGGAGTTGCAGTATACGTAAACAGCTTGTGGGAAGGTTTGCTTCAGACGAATATGGACCCCCCTCTGTTTCCCCAACATCACTGATGCATCATCATAACAAAATCCCACACAATTAGATGGATCCACCAATGGTTCAATAACTTCCATGATCTTTCTTCATATCTCATCTGCAGACATAGAAGCCGTGTCAGCAAGTCGTGATTAGAGATTTTTTAGAGATCTCGAAATCCATCTATCATGAATGAATATTCCATACAAATCCTGGGAAAATGTCTACAGCATTTGCACAAGATAGCATCCTTTGATCTGCTACACTCAATTCACTCAATTAAAGTCATTATACCAACTTATAGAGAAGCAGCGTTATTTTCCTGATGTGACAGTTTGGGGAAAACTCGGCTGCTTCTAGTCAGTCCATACCAATGGCTGTGAAGGCCTGTCCATTGTGGAGTTTGACGGTGCTAATTCAATGTCCTTCTCACCGTAACATAAGCGTATTCTGTAACATTAGCAGTGTCAACAGCCACTTGCTCCTCCAATCTTGGTATCTTTTTGAAAAGTGCCacaaatgttcatttatttagcCATTGCAAGTTAACTTTGTTGGTCATCAGGCTACGTTTTAATGCTACAGTGAAGCACCAGTGAATTTATTATGTGGAAACAACCCGTTTAGCACACTGTGGTAGATTTTAGTTGGTGATGCTATTTAAACAGCCGATCACAGTACACGCCACACATGATTTGAAACGCTAAGAACTTTGATTGTTACCTCCAATCAGTGCAAAAATGATACCTCCTGCCCTCTTTTACATTTCACAGcagtgtgaaatgaaatgctgcATATCACATAGACATAGATAAAGAAATGAGGAATACAAACCACTTCTTAAGTCATTTTAAGATTCATTACAAAAAGAAAGCAGGTATTTGATTGGACAGGCCATTGGGCATGCATAGGCCCAGCCAGGCATACTCATAGCTATGCAGCTGGAGCAGAGAGTTAAAGGTTGCAATGGCTTtcaaaacagactgctgctcttAGCACAAATGCTTTGGAAAGGATTTCCTCAAGTCTGCCACATACACTTAGATCGCATTGTTAGTACATACACAGTCAGCACAGTGCACCTCATTTGCATGTGGCTGACATTTGTGGCTTTGGTAATTTCATCTGTTAATGGACAGAGCCGCAAAGCTGCTCTGAAAGCATATTCCTAAATTGTATGTTGCTAGGCAACGTGGGTTTTGGTGGTAATCGTAGGCAGATTTGCTCCTTGTTGTAGGGTCGGCCCATTGTCAGAGAACACTGCAAATTTACACGTTACTTCTGGTTTGTAACAAAATGGCTGGCTAATCTAATGCGTGTGGGAGACTATTAATTAATCATATTCATTCACCTCTTTTCACGTGGTATAAATAGCAGTTAGGAGGCTTTTCTTGGCCATTTTCAAAAGAAGACATGTATTTTAGACCTAACAAAATAAGATTCAGCCTTTCAGTTAAAGTTTCATATTGAAATTTTGTTAACAAATTATATTGTGATAGCAGGAGTAATACCATCCATTTAATCCAATTAGTAATGAATTTTGATGCCTCAGACAATTCAGTAGTGACAAGCAGGTTGAACCAGTTAGAATATTTCTAATAGTCTGTGTGCAAATATAAATTGGATGCTCCTGCCATCTTCACTATATAATGCTTCGTGAAATACTCTTGATTAAAACTCCGCCTTTATACGACTGACTAGGTTTCGCTCCCCATCCTCCACATCAACATAATCACTGTATTTGATACTGTGGAACTTCCACTCTTTTACCTCCACCCTGAGGATTTTGTTGGCTCCCATCCGTGGACTCGACCTGATGCCAGCGCAGGTCATTTCTGCTCTGCGTGACATAGTAGCCGCAATTTTCTTCCTTGCTCAGGCCTAGCGTGATGATGGGGGAGGGTTATAGCATATTAGTTCTGGGGATAGCAGCTTATGTATTAACGGGGTCCAGGTCAAAGCTACAGGCGGTTGTTACACTGAGTGAGGGAttaaggaagagagagagaggtacgGAAAGAGACATAGTCCTGCTACTGGTGGATGATGATTGCTGCTTGCAGGATGGGGGAAGGGGGAACAGGGTGTTGACAGCTGTCGGTCAACCTTGGGCTCTCCATGAGGATAGCTGGTGATGCTGCATGCTCGACTGTGAGGGTCAAATTTTGGCCTTAATCTGGTCTGACAGTCAAAGGTTGTTTTTATTATGCTGCTGGTTACTCTGGTCGtgtctttttttcctattttaaCCTGAGAGAATGGCTCACCAGTACCACAACCTTGAGAAAAGCAGCTACTGGATTAAATTGGGATTTTTTCAGAGCAACAAGGGATCGACATAGACATTATCGTAATTGTGCATTTGAACGTTTAAAGCCTCTGCCGTTTCAATTTGTGAAATTCTGTTTTGTTCACCTTCCTGGAAGTCAAAGCACAGTTAATTTTGTGCATAGATAATAGTATGTGACT
It includes:
- the ctbp2a gene encoding C-terminal-binding protein 2a isoform X1; this encodes MLVTNKQLSLGRSHSWDTLGGNEGQWDRAESVYEQQARVAGRRSSLSYGEGGGWYEPPPGVHPPDLDLKRDPYSYQDSLYGQVYAERHDPRGLRKGSVPDLNHYERVPMAQRGSIPHQDYYSHDPAMTPRPPEGFYRPEHQPPPPHPHPLSRSGSHFGMTSVPRAVWDQGQGGRAGPQAPSSPLPPPPPPPTAHELNRAYREPGAVTAAKMMPDGQQRIPSRDPSPAHYGIEHGSPRYASEPPPLTGQAVYTDVNGRPLDPQQQAATCLVVDPASQGMIMRQETASPYTIQQQQQLQQQQQIQQQQLHQQQQIQQQQLQQQQVQQQQLQQQQLQQQQIQQQQLQQQQLQQQQLQQQQLQQLQQEQVQQNLQQPLPPPPTMPISDPNLSMVTPLPAPPAAVQTAAVVPVAPAPVQATPAAPPPPVTPLPAPLPALPPTAPQTPLPVDPKKTVDPEFLALLRNEGLSESTISSVIQQGFDSTSMLAVMEENDVRTVAPNLGQARVLSRLVHNCKRPVDALPAHSQPQTPMRGRSNSFSHRSDIYQQQQHPHPLHPPQALTVDPQLMPPQTPGTMQTIRVGDVMGRRPSSAPSQHLLEASGGYPGQPPRSPGPYAGAIMPVQSRPMSAYSSGMTMPGMSMQSMQIMPQQITGSMPTMPGSIHSLPQQMPVSMPAIPQPPQQVPKAYSTNYTVPMELMKRDRNILPLSPMHSPHTSPQLVRKSGGPVQDNALVPITAPGQGQGALVANQKLSRRTGPPVIVSTMASPDTSIRPQIMNGPMHPRPLVALLDGRDCTVEMPILKDLATVAFCDAQSTQEIHEKVLNEAVGAMMYHTITLTREDLEKFKALRIIIRIGSGYDNIDIKAAGELGIAVCNIPSAAVEETADSTLCHILNLYRRNTWLYQALREGTRVQSVEQIREVASGAARIRGETLGLIGFGRSGQAVAMRAKAFGFNVIFYDPYLQDGLERSLGVQRVYTLQDLLYQSDCVSLHCNLNEHNHHLINDFTIKQMRQGAFLVNSARGGLVDEKALAQALKEGRIRGAALDVHESEPFSFSQGPLKDAPNLICTPHTAWYSEQASLEMREAAATEIRRAITGRIPDSLRNCVNKDFFITTAPWGMMEQQPPQVHPEINGAAYSRVNQTMVQAIATGGMQDKLYT